A single window of Microbispora hainanensis DNA harbors:
- the dprA gene encoding DNA-processing protein DprA, whose protein sequence is MDTTEFSTAGDAPARETASQAAGVRGSSAGDAEGATGQGRAERLARVAIMRMAEAGDAVMSRLIARYGPVGAMERARRGVLDPDFVRDEKDHAEASRRHVDLGRHAAAWAARYTDPAGDLAQGMRGGARLVVPGDAEWPTQLDDLGDARPFGLWVDGHANLRFSCLRSVSVVGARAATAYGATVAAEFAMSLGGRGWTVISGGAYGIDGAAHRGALASGTPTVVVLACGTDVCYPSAHEDLFRAVRRQGAVISEWPPGAHPTRLRFLIRNRVIAALSRGTVVVQAAVRSGALNTATHAWGLNRHLMAVPGPITADVSTGCHVLIRQGKAVCVTSPEEIIELVGSIGDDLAPEQRGPIRPRDGLNDETRRVLEAIPARGATGPAAIAVAAGVDIGTTLACLGALAAAGFVENVDRGWRLRRAARGWTG, encoded by the coding sequence ATGGATACGACCGAATTCTCCACTGCCGGCGACGCGCCGGCCCGTGAGACCGCCTCTCAGGCAGCGGGCGTCCGCGGCAGCTCGGCCGGGGACGCCGAGGGCGCGACCGGACAGGGCAGGGCGGAGCGGCTGGCCCGCGTGGCGATCATGCGGATGGCCGAGGCAGGCGATGCGGTGATGAGCCGGCTGATCGCCCGCTATGGCCCGGTCGGTGCCATGGAGCGGGCGAGACGCGGCGTGCTCGACCCTGACTTCGTGCGTGACGAGAAGGACCACGCCGAGGCGTCCCGGCGCCATGTCGATCTCGGCCGCCACGCGGCGGCCTGGGCGGCCCGTTACACGGACCCCGCGGGCGACCTGGCGCAAGGCATGCGGGGAGGAGCCCGGCTCGTCGTTCCGGGCGACGCCGAATGGCCCACCCAGCTCGACGACCTCGGCGACGCGCGGCCGTTCGGACTGTGGGTGGACGGACATGCCAACCTGCGCTTCTCCTGTCTGCGCTCGGTCTCCGTCGTCGGGGCCAGGGCAGCGACGGCGTACGGCGCGACCGTGGCGGCCGAGTTCGCGATGAGTCTCGGCGGACGCGGATGGACGGTGATCAGCGGTGGCGCCTACGGGATCGACGGCGCTGCCCACCGGGGCGCGCTGGCGTCCGGAACGCCGACGGTCGTCGTGCTCGCCTGCGGGACGGACGTGTGTTACCCCAGCGCTCATGAGGACCTGTTCCGTGCCGTGCGCCGGCAGGGCGCGGTGATCAGCGAGTGGCCGCCGGGCGCACACCCCACACGGCTGCGGTTCCTCATCCGCAACCGGGTCATCGCCGCTCTGTCCCGGGGGACCGTCGTGGTGCAGGCGGCCGTGCGCAGCGGTGCGCTCAACACGGCCACGCACGCCTGGGGCTTGAACCGGCATCTGATGGCCGTGCCCGGTCCGATCACCGCGGACGTCTCCACGGGCTGCCACGTCCTTATCCGCCAGGGCAAGGCCGTCTGCGTCACGTCACCTGAGGAGATCATCGAGCTGGTCGGCTCCATCGGTGACGATCTCGCGCCGGAGCAACGCGGGCCGATCCGGCCTCGCGACGGGCTGAACGATGAGACCAGGCGTGTGCTCGAAGCGATCCCCGCGCGCGGCGCCACAGGACCCGCCGCTATCGCGGTGGCCGCCGGTGTGGACATCGGGACGACACTCGCCTGTCTCGGCGCCCTGGCCGCCGCGGGATTCGTCGAGAACGTGGACCGAGGGTGGCGGCTGCGACGTGCCGCGCGCGGATGGACGGGCTGA
- a CDS encoding CoA transferase: MTAKLIGALIGELGTDVGVALPEVRVVGEDPVLPSVFPIGTMAAASAGALAAAVAAYAGHMGESVGGRPGGREPARDAYGDPDVTIDVRHAAVAFQSERHFRTDGKAMDTWAALSGDYRTSGGWVRLHCNFDHHRDAALRALGLPPGSGKEDVARACAARTAVEIEDAVTREGGCAAAMRSRAQWLAHPQAGALAELPLVGLSRLSGRDGQADADSGRDGEADGDAGWAGQADWDSGWAGQASEAVGGETGRGAGRAQARHMRGDLGTSAPTGMKRPLGGVRVLDLTRVIAGPVAARALAAYGADVLRVGAAHLPEVPGLVVETAFGKRSCHIDLRSEADRLKELVRQADVVIQAYRPGALRARGFGPDDLAALRPGIVCVDISAYGSRGPWASRRGFDSLVQMACGIAHENGDGLRPSPLPAQALDHGTGYLAAFGAVAALLRRAAEGGSWHVEVSLARTAAWLDDLGRIDGAGIDGAGVRQPVVDDLLATMDSPFGTLTYVTPPGAINGTRPHWTSPPPRQGEHPAAWAPSS; this comes from the coding sequence GTGACCGCGAAGCTGATCGGGGCGCTGATCGGGGAGCTGGGGACGGACGTCGGGGTCGCCCTGCCGGAGGTCCGAGTCGTCGGTGAGGACCCCGTCCTGCCGTCCGTCTTCCCCATCGGCACGATGGCCGCGGCCTCGGCCGGGGCCCTGGCCGCCGCCGTCGCGGCGTACGCCGGCCACATGGGGGAGAGCGTCGGGGGAAGACCCGGAGGCCGGGAACCGGCTCGCGACGCGTACGGCGATCCGGACGTGACGATCGATGTGCGGCACGCTGCCGTGGCCTTCCAGAGCGAGAGGCATTTCCGCACAGACGGGAAGGCCATGGATACCTGGGCCGCCTTGTCGGGGGACTACCGCACCTCGGGCGGGTGGGTCCGGCTCCACTGCAACTTCGACCATCACCGTGACGCCGCCCTGCGCGCGCTCGGGCTGCCGCCCGGCTCGGGCAAGGAGGATGTCGCCAGGGCGTGTGCCGCTCGTACGGCGGTGGAGATCGAAGACGCGGTCACTCGCGAGGGCGGTTGCGCGGCGGCGATGCGGAGCAGGGCCCAATGGCTCGCGCACCCTCAGGCGGGGGCGCTGGCCGAACTTCCCCTTGTCGGCCTCTCCCGGTTGTCGGGCCGGGACGGGCAGGCCGATGCGGATTCTGGCCGGGACGGCGAGGCGGATGGGGATGCCGGCTGGGCCGGTCAGGCGGATTGGGACTCCGGCTGGGCCGGTCAGGCGAGCGAGGCCGTCGGCGGCGAGACCGGCAGAGGGGCCGGCCGCGCGCAGGCCCGCCATATGCGCGGCGACCTCGGCACCAGCGCCCCGACGGGGATGAAACGGCCGCTCGGCGGCGTGCGGGTGCTCGATCTGACCCGGGTGATCGCGGGGCCGGTGGCCGCGCGAGCGCTGGCGGCGTACGGCGCTGACGTGCTGCGGGTGGGCGCCGCGCACCTGCCGGAGGTGCCGGGACTCGTGGTGGAGACGGCGTTCGGCAAACGGTCGTGCCACATCGACCTGCGTTCGGAGGCGGACAGGCTGAAAGAGTTGGTCCGCCAGGCCGATGTGGTCATTCAGGCATACCGGCCCGGTGCCCTGCGGGCCAGGGGGTTCGGGCCGGACGATCTCGCCGCCCTGCGGCCCGGCATCGTCTGCGTCGACATCTCCGCGTACGGCTCGCGCGGGCCATGGGCATCGAGGAGGGGGTTCGACAGCCTCGTCCAGATGGCATGCGGGATCGCCCACGAGAACGGCGACGGTCTGCGACCGAGCCCGCTCCCCGCGCAGGCTCTCGATCACGGCACCGGCTACCTGGCCGCGTTCGGCGCGGTCGCGGCGCTGCTCCGGCGGGCGGCCGAGGGCGGCTCCTGGCACGTCGAGGTGTCGTTGGCGAGAACCGCCGCGTGGCTCGACGATCTCGGCAGAATCGACGGGGCCGGGATCGACGGGGCGGGGGTGCGGCAGCCCGTGGTGGATGATCTGCTGGCGACGATGGACAGCCCCTTCGGCACGCTCACCTATGTCACCCCGCCCGGTGCCATCAACGGGACGCGGCCGCACTGGACGAGCCCGCCGCCCCGCCAGGGGGAGCACCCGGCGGCGTGGGCCCCGTCCTCCTGA
- the rpsB gene encoding 30S ribosomal protein S2 — translation MAPVVTMRQLLESGVHFGHQTRRWNPKMKRFIFTERNGIYIIDLQKSLSFIDRAYDFVKETVAHGGTIMFIGTKKQAQESIVEQASRVGMPYVNQRWLGGMLTNFSTVHKRLQRLKELEELDFDNVAGSGLTKKELLMRRREKEKLERTLGGIRDMARVPSAVWVVDTKKEHIAINEAKKLGIPVVAILDTNCDPDEVDYPIPGNDDAIRAVSLLTRVIADAVADGLMTRAGAGRGDEKPAGVAAAEPLAEWERELLEGGEAAPAAEAPAAETAEAPAAEQPAQGEQGEQA, via the coding sequence ATGGCCCCTGTCGTCACCATGCGGCAGCTGCTGGAGAGCGGCGTCCACTTCGGCCACCAGACCCGCCGGTGGAACCCGAAGATGAAGCGCTTCATCTTCACCGAGCGCAACGGCATCTACATCATCGACCTGCAGAAGTCGCTGTCGTTCATCGACCGTGCCTACGACTTCGTGAAGGAGACCGTCGCGCACGGCGGCACCATCATGTTCATCGGCACGAAGAAGCAGGCGCAGGAGTCGATCGTCGAGCAGGCGTCGCGCGTCGGCATGCCGTACGTGAACCAGCGCTGGCTGGGCGGCATGCTCACCAACTTCTCCACCGTGCACAAGAGGCTCCAGCGCCTGAAGGAGCTCGAGGAGCTCGACTTCGACAACGTGGCCGGCTCCGGGCTCACCAAGAAGGAGCTCCTGATGCGCCGCCGCGAGAAGGAGAAGCTGGAGCGCACCCTCGGCGGTATCCGTGACATGGCCCGCGTCCCGAGCGCGGTCTGGGTCGTGGACACCAAGAAGGAGCACATCGCGATCAACGAGGCCAAGAAGCTCGGCATCCCGGTCGTCGCGATCCTCGACACCAACTGCGACCCGGACGAGGTCGACTACCCGATCCCGGGCAACGACGACGCCATCCGCGCCGTCAGCCTCCTCACGCGCGTGATCGCCGACGCGGTCGCCGACGGTCTCATGACCCGTGCGGGCGCCGGCCGCGGTGACGAGAAGCCCGCGGGCGTCGCCGCCGCCGAGCCGCTGGCCGAGTGGGAGCGCGAGCTCCTCGAGGGCGGCGAGGCCGCTCCGGCCGCCGAGGCTCCGGCCGCCGAGACCGCCGAGGCTCCGGCCGCCGAGCAGCCCGCGCAGGGCGAGCAGGGCGAGCAGGCCTGA
- the tsf gene encoding translation elongation factor Ts, whose protein sequence is MASVNMADVKRLRELTAAGMMDCKKALEESEGDFDKAVDILRLKGAKDVGKREARTASNGLVAVKHEGDSLAALLELNCETDFVAKNERFQELAADIVAHIVATKPADVPTLLESELNGKTVKELLDEANAALGEKIEIRRFAVLEGGFITSYMHKTDPQLPPAVGVLVQLDTPNAEVAKDIAQHTAAMAPKYLSPAEVPAEVIEKERSLFEQMTREEGKPEGAIPKIVEGRVNGWYKDFTLLEQAFVKDNKKTIAKVADEAGVKVLAFTRYKVGQA, encoded by the coding sequence ATGGCTTCCGTAAACATGGCCGACGTCAAGCGGCTTCGCGAGCTGACCGCCGCCGGCATGATGGACTGCAAGAAGGCGCTCGAGGAGTCTGAGGGCGACTTCGACAAGGCCGTCGACATCCTGCGCCTGAAGGGTGCCAAGGACGTCGGCAAGCGCGAGGCCCGCACCGCGTCGAACGGCCTGGTCGCCGTCAAGCACGAGGGCGACTCCCTCGCGGCGCTGCTTGAGCTCAACTGTGAGACCGACTTCGTCGCCAAGAACGAGCGTTTCCAGGAGCTCGCCGCCGACATCGTCGCGCACATCGTCGCGACCAAGCCCGCCGACGTGCCGACCCTGCTCGAGTCCGAGCTGAACGGCAAGACCGTCAAGGAGCTGCTCGACGAGGCCAACGCGGCGCTCGGCGAGAAGATCGAGATCCGCCGGTTCGCGGTGCTGGAGGGTGGCTTCATCACCTCCTACATGCACAAGACCGACCCGCAGCTTCCGCCGGCCGTGGGCGTGCTCGTGCAGCTCGACACGCCGAACGCCGAGGTCGCCAAGGACATCGCCCAGCACACCGCCGCGATGGCGCCGAAGTACCTCAGCCCCGCCGAGGTGCCCGCCGAGGTCATCGAGAAGGAGCGGTCGCTGTTCGAGCAGATGACCCGCGAGGAGGGCAAGCCCGAGGGCGCCATCCCGAAGATCGTCGAGGGCCGGGTCAACGGCTGGTACAAGGACTTCACCCTGCTGGAGCAGGCGTTCGTGAAGGACAACAAGAAGACGATCGCGAAGGTCGCGGACGAGGCCGGCGTCAAGGTCCTGGCCTTCACCCGCTACAAGGTCGGC